From the Juglans microcarpa x Juglans regia isolate MS1-56 chromosome 3D, Jm3101_v1.0, whole genome shotgun sequence genome, the window aaccatttcaactcatctcatctctaaatccaaacgggaTCTTTAAGAGAAGAATATCTATTTTCTCTACGTTTTCTAACATAACCATCGGGAAATATCCTCGAAATTTCATCGGGGtcacctttttctttcttttacagGACGCGATGTCTCAACATTATCAAGACTCATGGACTGAGCTGGATTGAAAATCAACCGAACTTTTACAACCGTACATCAAGAAAACCAAATTGTCTGAATTGACAGAAAGACATTCAAAGTAGGATAGCATGTTCGAAACTTAGAAACTCAGCCCCagtattcatttttcaaatggtTTTTGGAAATGGTTTTTGGTGCTTAAATCTGCCTACTAGATCAATATTCAAGTCTTATTCACACAAAACAGTTTATAATATAACCGTCAGTAACTTCCACTGATGCATTCAATAAACAAGAAGAACCATATAGAATCATTCAGCAAAATCAACCGTCATAATATAACCATCAATCACCTCCACCACCAGTAGAGCACCATAGAGCAAATAGACAAGTAAATCTTAATATACTGCAATGGAGAGAGGTAACGATAATGACATTTACACTAATCAATAATTCAAGGGCTTCAAGGCAATAGAATATCATACAAACCTCaaacatatgagattattttgaaataaatcaCAATATACAATGAAAGAGAGAGGAGGGCAAACACATGCTGCCAGAAGAGAAGTGCTGAAGCCTCACCAACCGCATATCCCCTCAAGTTGGCAATTGCTCCCAACAAAATGGCACTTGGCATTGTGTACTGCAACAAAAGAACAAATCTGTACATTGCATCACCCTGGACCAGAAGATTCATCTTGTCAGATAACGCTACTATACCGATTCCAAGCACGGGAAGCACTAAGAGCCTTGCAATGCTTATACCAATTGTCGTTCGAAGCCCAAGTGTAGAATCTATTGGTCCCTCTGCAAGCATACCTCCAAGCATAAGCATCACAGAAGGCACCATTGCACCACCTAAAATCTCTAAACTGTCTGTGACAAAAGATAGTGGAGCATCATATCCAAAGAAAAAAGCCTTTAGCTGAGGCACTGTGCCAATGATGATAGCTAACAAAGAAGCAATCATTGGGGGTTGAAGTATGTGCTGTATTGGCATTTGCTCGGCAACAATTCTGATCCTCCTGAAGACTTTAGGCTCAGCCAAACATCTAATGGACCTGGGGATGTTTGCACCACCTTCTCCCGAAACCTCGATATCAGGAAAAGAAGACTCTGAAACATTTGATATGCTTTGGAAAATTCTAGCAATAAAGGGTGTCTTGGAATGCTCAGTTTCTTTATCCTCAATACCCGGCCATTCAGCCTCTACAAGGAGAGGCCTACTGGCATCATTAACTGCTTGCTCTTCCTCAAGCTCAACCCCTTCTTCAATAATCTCATAATACTCCAACGGAGGCTCCATCATGTGATACACAAGTGTATAAGCAAGAATCACAGAAACCCAGGAAGAAAAAGAGACATAAGCCACCCCTCTAGAATGACAATGGGGTCCAAATGGGTTATCTGCAGTGTGACAAACAGATCCGACAATAGCAAGAGGGAGATTTCCGGTATTACCAAATGCAGTCATGATAATGGTGAATCTTTTAAACTGTGGAGGTGGGCGGCAAATAATCACGACTAAGTACCCAAGGAAGCAACCAATAGCCGTACTGATCAACACATTAATGGGTATAAACCACCACTGAGCAAAGTTCTCAAGTGTAGTCCTTTCACCAAGTTCGGTAAAGATTAGGCACGGCAAGAACAGAGCAAAAACAAGCTTGCTGAGGAGCTTAAATGTCGCTCTCGGGATTATATGGGTTTTTGGGTGGGCAAGAACCAGACCGATAGCCGTGAGGGAAAGGAGCTTCATCAAAGGGATTATTGCAGTTAGCAAATCTTCACCACTAGACTTCATGTTATTTTGATATAGCTCAGTCAAGTAACGCGACATTTTTTCCGTTTGCATCAATAACCAACAATTCTTTCTGCAAATagatcaaacaaaaaattgacaaaaaatcaaatgaattcAAGACAATCAAGATTATCACACAACCAAGATTAAGTCACAGGCTTTGACTTGGCAGACTATCAAGAATTGCAGatgaattaataatattacCACTGACAATATCATCACAGACTACCCCAAATCAAAGAAATCCAACATACATAGGATGAC encodes:
- the LOC121253835 gene encoding protein PIN-LIKES 2-like translates to MQTEKMSRYLTELYQNNMKSSGEDLLTAIIPLMKLLSLTAIGLVLAHPKTHIIPRATFKLLSKLVFALFLPCLIFTELGERTTLENFAQWWFIPINVLISTAIGCFLGYLVVIICRPPPQFKRFTIIMTAFGNTGNLPLAIVGSVCHTADNPFGPHCHSRGVAYVSFSSWVSVILAYTLVYHMMEPPLEYYEIIEEGVELEEEQAVNDASRPLLVEAEWPGIEDKETEHSKTPFIARIFQSISNVSESSFPDIEVSGEGGANIPRSIRCLAEPKVFRRIRIVAEQMPIQHILQPPMIASLLAIIIGTVPQLKAFFFGYDAPLSFVTDSLEILGGAMVPSVMLMLGGMLAEGPIDSTLGLRTTIGISIARLLVLPVLGIGIVALSDKMNLLVQGDAMYRFVLLLQYTMPSAILLGAIANLRGYAVGEASALLFWQHVFALLSLSLYIVIYFKIISYV